The segment AGGCAAAGGACAGAAATCCACTCTGGGTCCCTTCCTCATGGTTCCTGTAACAGCTGACTTattgaaaaatgtaaatgtgagtttcgtgagttaagttttatttgaggcAGCATTTCCGATAGCTCTgaaaaactgctccaaagaagtgagtgtgtgtgtgtgtgtgagaaggtCTGTATACATGTGaatttggtgaagggggagtacaGACAGTCAAGCATGTATTTTTTGACAGAaagtttctgctagtcacaaagGGCAGATGTTACCACAAAGgactttagtgcttttctagatatgaggaatTGGTCTCATAAAAtcggctcctgaaaatatctatctgaagaacTGTTCCGTCAGTTTTTccctgagcacagagtgcctcacttctgctctccaccctgagctcctttcagggggtgttgaaaatcagcagctgcagtagcacatgataatccttgtagaggtagatagCAGGCGCCAATTTGTAATTGACATCTgccactagaatgtaaactccacGAGGGTATGGATTTTGCCTGTTTGCTCACTGCTTGGTCTCTGGTGCTTAGAAGAGTGTCTGGTTCATAGTAGGGACCTAAGAAGTGCTTGTTGAGTGAGGACCGACCACTCTGGCTACCTGGCCATGTGCTGTGTGTAGACCCTCGGACATGAGGCCCCACCTGGGGGTGGAAGGTAATGTTAGTGCTGCCCAGTGGATGGGATATCAGAGAGAGGCcttgtgtgggggaggggggagggtgggcaggtAGTAGGATATATGAAATTAAGACTCTAGGGATGAATGGCATGGGCTACCCTCTCCTGATGAGTAGCCTTTGAGCCCATTGGGCAAGAGCAATGGTCAACAGAGGTCCAAGTCCATAAGCCTCCTTGACCCCTAGGATGGCCTTGCTAGGTGTTCCGAGAATGGGAATCAAGGAAACCTCAGTGTTTCTGTCCCCACTTCCCTTTGAGGACAAGTTGGAGGAAGGTGCTGTTCCCAAGTCTACAATAACAGCTATTTGGAAGTTTCTCCTCTCTCAGATGTCAGTTCCCCACCATCCAGACAGGTCTCATAGCGACTGAATCAAGTGTCAATGATGGTGGGTGTGTGAGTTGGGAGATAGCTGAGCCCACTGATCGATGGCTGAGACATCCTCTCCACCAATCAACAAGTTAATACACTCTTCAATGAGGGAGTGGTGATTAATGAATCAATTGGCTGGCCCTGTAAATGTGCACTGGGAGTCTGGCTTCTGGCTCACCCTGAGGGACCTCTTCTTGTCCCATTTGCTTTCACTCTAATAGTAGAAGGGAAAGTGATTTATTGAGAGGTTGAACCTGAATCTGGGCCTTTGCCCATACCTTCTTAACTTCTGCCATCTACCCTCAGACACCACCCTCCCCAAGATGTCAGGGGGTTCCAGGGATGCCACAAATTCCCTGTGGGCATCTCACAGCTCATGTCATCACTCTCTGCTTTGGTCAGAATGCTACAAACATCCTGTCACCACCCTAGCTGGTGCTGCGGTATTAGCAGAGCCCACAGCCCCTGGCTCAGATGTCCCTGACCCCTCTAGCCTGCAGGGTCCTTGTCTAGACCTTGACCCCTGGGGCTGTAGCTGTCCTCACCAGCTCTGGCCACCCTCTCCATCACTACGGTGAGCACCTGTCTTTGTCTTCCCAAGGCCTCTGGAAGAGTGGAGttcttttatttctgctgttTCCTCTCCAAACTGGACACAGGCTTGTTCCCATGTTTTTGTCTGTCCCTGTGTTGTGGGAACTACTCCAGTTGGGGCTGCACAAGGATGACAGAGTATCTCTGCCCTCAGATGGGGGCTCCCCAGTGAAACTGCTGCTCCTCTCACCATAGACAGGGAATCCCCAAGGATGTGACCTGGGATTTCTGGAGAACAGGGTTGGGCCTCACCCTTTAGACATGACTTCctaagaaaaaagatttttctccCCGCACTGAGGATGGGGTTCATGTCCCCTCATCCTTAGGGCGTCTTCCACATCCATGCTCAGTGTGCCCACCTTGCCTTTCTTGGGATGTGTGGGGCCCAGAGGGCCCAACTAGCTGATAAGCAGCCATTTCCGGACAGTACAGGTGACTGAACCCATAAAAAGGTGATTGAGAGAGCTGTGGGCTCCACTTCCAGAGAGAGCTCTAAAAATAACACCCTTGGCCATCTGTCCTGAGGGTAGAAGGGCTGGCCCAGAACTAGGGGCCTGAATAAGAGGGTCCCTCCTGTTCTCATGGGCTGATGCGAAGTCTGGAAGCACTGGAGGATCCAGCTAGGGCAGAGAAAGGGAGCTGGAAATGTTCATTGCAGACTTCCTTGTAGCACTCTTTTTTTCCTGTCGGAGGCAGGTGGGTCTGATGGGGTTGGTAGACCCCATACTTACTTagcttcccttcccctccttgcACGCCTGACTCCTAAGCCTCACGGTTGTCTGAGATAGTAAGCCTTTCTGTCTATCATGATTCAGTGGGCCTCTCCCTGGGGTCAGCCTCAGCCCTTTTCTCTGGTTTGAATCCCGGGTGACCTTggctgttgcttccttacctctCAGAgcattagtttcctcatctggaatgtGGGGAGAAACTCAGCTCATTGTGTTGTTGTGCCTGAAATCATGTACTGCccagtacacagtaggtgcttaacaAACAGGAGTCTTTCCCTTGCTGGGGATCTTTGACCCTGAGCCCAGTGGAGATTGTAACGGGCTAGGGATGGTGGCATGTTGTTGGGCATTCCTGGCATCACTCAGTCCTGTAAGACACCAGTGCTCAAGTGACCCCTGGATGGAAATGGGGGCACATTGCCTTGCAAGGGGTCTGTATACCAGGCCTGCTGGACCTGAATGTGTATGTGTCAGGCTGGGTGTACAGGTGGCTGACTCAGCTGCTTCTGGGGAGGGGACTGACCTtggcctcctcccacccctctcccaacTCTTGAACAGAGGGAGACATAGTGGAGTGTCCAGAGGGGTCCCTCCTCCAAGATTTCACAGACGGCAGGTCAAAAGCCAAGATTATAGCTCCCATCCTGCCTCCAGTAGCAAGAGGTTTTCCCCACAGGTCCTGTCAATGTATTATGGAAAAGAGGCTTAAAAGGTTGGCTTTTGGAAGGAGTGGTCATAAGTCCAACAGGCTGGAAAATATGGATCTGGACTCCTGCCTGCATCTCCTCTCCCCAACCATGGACAAGCTAGGAAAGAAGGAATGTCAACCCTGGTCCTAGGGGTCTTCCCAGGAATCTAGACCGAATGGTTCACTTCCTCAGGAGGCTACACCTGCTGTTGGGCTGCTGAAGGGTGAAGATGGGGTTCTGACTAGGCATCCTGTCCAGAGGTACCCTGAATCCAAGTGTTGGGGGGTTCCGCCTTGGCTCCTTAGAGGTGGAGACATCACTTACTGTCTGAAAGTAAGCTCAGCGATCTGCCCCTGGGTGGAGTGAGGAAGGAGAGCCCTCCCCCCTCCAGTTCCCCTCCCCTTTCAGACCAGGATATAAGCCCCACACGGAACGCACTGAGCTGAGAAGGCCACAGCCCCACCTGTAGAAGTCCAGCCCTTCGGACTCCTCTGGCCTTCTATCTCCTGACCACTCTGCCTCTGGAGCTGTCGCTGTGAGTGGCCTGGGACCCAGCAATGGTCTGGTCGGGGGATCCCAGGCTAGttcatggggaaactgaggctagcAAGGTGGAAACGGACTGAGTGGTGAGAAGCTGGTTTGGAAGGGGGTCAGTGGAAGTGGGAAGGAGAAAAGCCGGGGAGTCCCTGCTGCCAGCATAGCCTTGTTCCTCCATCTGCCCTTCTGGTGGAGGCAGGCAGGGCTTATGCccttttaacagatgaggaaactgaggccagagatggTGCAGTGCCTGAGAACACACAGCCAGCAGGCGGCTAAGTCTTGGTCGGGAACCAGCCCCAGACAGGTCGCTGAAGCTTCGGTTAGATGGCAACCTCTGCTTCCCACTTCCAAGTAGGTGCTCGGACTGACTCTAGTGCCTCTCTCCAGATGATGTCGGGGCGCAGATCGTGGCCCGCCATGGCCACAGTGCTACTGACCCTGCTCGTCTGCCTGGGGGAGCTGGTCGACGCCTACCCCGCCAAACCCCAAGCTCCGGGAGAACACGCCTCGCCAGATGAGCTGAACCGCTACTACACCTCGCTGCGCCACTACCTCAACCTGGTCACTCGGCAACGGTGAGAGCGCGTGCGGGGTGGGCGGGGCCGGGCTGCCACCAGGGGCGTGGCCAGATACGACCCCACCCATCTCTGGCTCCGCCCTGCAGGTTTGGGAAACGCGACTTTTCAGAAGCTCTTCTCTCCATACTGCTCTTTCCAGATCGCGAGGACCCGCCGGTCAAGTTGCGGTAAAAGCGCCCCGCCGGACGGCTGTCCCCTGGGGGGTGGCCTGGTCTTCCTTCCACCTTATCCCCGCCGCCTAGTACTTTTCCCCAATCTCGCCTACCCAGATCCGACGCCAAGCTTGGCTCCATATgactcctttccttttcctcctacAGGCCAGAAGGAGACTACCTGTGGTGAAGACCCCGACGGCCTCCAGAGAGAGATGTGCTAAGACACCAACCCCATTTCCATGTTTGCTCCCGACCCCGGAGCCTTGATTCCTCTCAGGGCTTGCTGGGTCTGAAGTCCTTATTTGGGGTCCTTATTTCCATTTCTCCGTGTCCCCGTCCCTGGGCTGGAGGCCCAGATCTGGTCCTTCCTTGATCTCTAAATAAAGTGCAAATTTCACTGAACTGGAAATGGTGCGTTTCTACATCTTGTCTCTTGTCCTTCGTGGAGGTGGCATCCAGGTGGGAgtggagggtggaggggagagAGCTGAGAGGATAGAAGATGACGCCTGAGACCAAAGGAGCCCgaggccagggctggggtggaATGAGGGGCCCTCTCTGCTCTGAACTAAGAGAAAACGCTACCCCCCAGCGTGAGGAGTGGATGACACCCAGACAAGGGTCCTCTGGCGCTCTAgtcaggtggggtgggggcaggttgAAAGTTCTTCCAAAGGGTTAGGGAGGAGCAGGAAGAATTGCTGCTGGAGGGTGAAGGGTGTGGAAAGGAGCAGGCTAGGCAGCCCAGGAGAGTAGCTGGGGACAGAGCTGCGCCATCCCCCAAAGAGGGAAGTGTCTGGAGAATGGGCTTGGTACCAACACCCCAGGTTACCCCGAGGAGATGTATCACTAACCCCGGGGGCTGTAGTGGCTGGGAGTGGAGATGGGACCCCAGTTGGGGCTGTGGAGGGAGAGTCATTTGTGGGGTGAGAtgggtgtgtgtgctgggggaaGGGGTCACTTCTAACACCCCCATTGCCTGAGCAGGAGCAGTGGGAGTGTGGAGGCTGCCCTTGCTCTCCGCTGCTTCCCTCCCCTTTCTGAATTCACACTCAGGAGATAAATCACCAAGCATGGTGTCCTGGGGACAAGGTCATGAGAGGGATGCCCTCTCCCAGAGGTGGCTCTGGGAGAGGAGCCTCAAGCTGGCTCTGCCATCGGTGGAGGAGAGGCCCCTGGTCAGACACCACCTGCCTTGGGGTCCCTGGGGTTCTACCACCTTCCCTTCCCTGCACTGCCCTCTAGTCTCCAAGAAGGTAGGGTGGAAGGGGGAGATGGAAGCAGGTTGAGGGCCTGGTCAGGTCACAGGCCGTGTAGACTCCAATGCTCTAAGCCTTTGGCCTGGCCACTCCCCCTGCTGTAGATCACTTTTCCTCTCTTCATTCTGGAGATCAGTTTCAGGGTAGTGGCtacctcctcccagaagcctgccCTGATTGCTTGGGGGTGGAGTTAGTTCTCTCTGGTTTCCTCTTCCTACAACAGTCTACCTTCTGAGACCCACTTTCCATCACAGTTCCTCCTGTCTTCTCTCCTCTACTCTAACCACTCCTCTACTCTAACCATTCTAACCAGTTGATCAAGTCCCCAGGCCAACCCCAGGAGAGGTAGGATGGGACCATGCGATGGCTGCTACAAAAGTTGGTTTATTTTGTGGTTGGAGGTGTGGGAGGATGTGAATCTGTGTGTTTGTCCATGGTCTCCTGTCTGTTGGTCTTTTGGGAGAGCTGTGGTCAGTTTGAAGCTAATAGAAGAGACCCCTTGTATAAATTATATGGCCACAGACAATTTCTGCCCAGCTTGACATGTCTGGTTCACCATAGGTGACATGGGTTTGCTTCAAGTCCATGGGGGATGTGTTGAGAGATGATTAATCCACTGCTGATCAGACTCAACCAATGTTGGAGCTGGAGGGAACCTTAGATGTAACATTAATGACGCCAATATCaatagttacttaaaaaaaaaaggcacttacTGAGAATTCACttgtggtgcagtggttaggactcagcactttcactgcaggggcttgggtttgatccccagtcaggaaactaagatcctgcaagctgcataacacagccaaaaaaagcaCTTACTTATATGTTAGACAATAAGCTAATTGTTTTACATGCATTATATGGCCACGGTATTGAtctggcttttattattttttttaattttattttatttttaaactttacataattttattagttttgccaaatatcaaaacgaatccgccacaggtatacatgtgttccccatcctgaaccctcctccctccccattccatccctctgggtcgtcccagtgcaccagccccaagcatccactatgGTGCATCgcacctggactggcaactcgtttcatacatgatattttacatgtttcaatgccattctccgaaatcttcccaccctctccctctcccacagagtccataagactgttctatacgtcagtgtctcttttgctgtctcgtacacagggttattgttaccatctttctaaattccatatatatgcgttagtatactgtattggtgtttttctttctggcttacttcactctgtataataggctccagtttcatccacctcattagaactgattcaaatgtattctttttaatggctgagtaatactccattgtgtatatgtaccacagctttcttatccattcatctgctgatggacatctaggttgcttccatgtcctggctattataaacaatgctgcgatgaacattggggtacacgtgtctctttcccttctggtttcctcagtgtgtatgcccagcagtgggattgctggatcataaggcagttctatttccagttttttaaggaatctccacactgttctccatagtggctgtactagtttgcattcccaccaacagtgtaagagggttcccttttctccacaccctctccagcatttattacttgtagacttttggatcgcagccattctgactggtgtgaaatggtacctcatagtggttttgatttgcatttctctgataatgagtgatgttgagcatcttttcatgtgtttgttagccatctgtatgtcttctttggagaaatgtctatttagttctttggcccattttttgattggatcatttatttttctggagttgagctgtaggagttgcttgtatattctcgagattagttgtttgtcagttgcttcatttgctattatcttctcccattctgaaggctgtcttttcaccttgctaatagtttcctttgatgtgcagaagcttttaaggttaattaggtcccatttgtttatttttgcttttatttccaatattctgggaggtgggtcatagaggatcctgctgtgatgtatgtcggagagtgttttgcctatgttctcctctaggagttttatagtttctggtcttacgttgagatctttaatccattttgagtttatttttgtgtatggtgttagaaagtgctctagtttcattcttttacaagtggttgaccagttttcccagcaccacttgttatgATCTGGCTTTTAAACTTGAGatgtaattaaaaattacttaaggaagaaatttatttctctcttacaTAAAATGCGAGTTTCATCTGGGGCAGTGGCAGCTCTGCTCCATGGGGGTGTTAACAGCCCAGCTGCCTATTCTGTGGTCTTCCCAAGCCCTCATCTAAATGACTGAAGATAACCCATCTGACTCATAGCTGCATCCCTATTCTAGCCactgggaagggagggaaggagaaagggtaGTTGTGCTGGTTATTGTGCTGTATAGCAAGTTATCCTAAAAGCAGCTCTATCTTACACCATGAGTCTTTCAAGGGCAGGAGCCCCACAGTTGCTGCAGAAGCCTCAGAGACACAAGACTGGATTTGAGTCCCATTTCTATCATTCACAGACTGTGTGACTGGCCTAGTCATTTCATGtcattgcatttatttctttactAATGAAACAGGGATCCTCAGACCTTAAataatattggattggccaaaaaattcatttgggttttcccataagTTTATGGAAAAATtctaacaaactttttggccaattcaaTAATATTAGTTCATCGTTTTAAGGCTCAGAGAGATGTAAGCTGCCAAAAGTCACGCAGCTAATGAATGTCAGAGCTAGTGAGTAAGAGAGCTGAGTCTACAGGTCAGCTTGACACAGCCTGGCACATGCTTATGAATAtcccccttcttttcctttcttctactcactccgaaaagtgaaagtgttaatcactcagtcgtgtccgactctttgtgaccccgtggattgtagcctgccagactcctctgtccatgggattctccaggcaagaatactggagtggtttgctattgccttctccaagaatattggagtgggttaccatgccttcctctgggggatctccccaacccagggatcgaacccaggtctcctgcattgcaggtgggttttttaccatctgagctgccagaaaaacccaagaataccggaatgggtagtctatcccttctccaggggaacttcccgacccaggaattgaactggcgtctcctgcattgcaggcagattctttttttttttccttttaaattaatttctttattttaattggagactaattactttataatattgtggtggtttctgccatacattgacatgaatcagccacaggtgtacatgtgtccctccatcctgaaccccctgccACCCCCTTACTCACCCcaaccctctgggttgtcccagagcaccagctttgagttccCTGCCTCAGGCatggaacttgcactggtcatctagtctacatatggtaatatacatgtttcagtgctattctctcaaatcatcccacctttgccttctccaacagagttcaaaagtctattgcttacatctgtgtctcttttgctgtcttgcttaTAGGGTcgccattaccatctttctaaattccatatatatgcgttaatatactgtattggtgtttctctttctgacttacttcactttgtataataagtttcagtttcatccacctcattagaactgactcaaatgcgttcttttttactgctgagtaatattccattgtgtatatgtaccacaacttctttatccattcttctgccagtgtacatctaggttgcttctatgtcctagctattgtaagcagtgctgcaatgaacattggggtaaatgtgtctctttcaattttggtttccttggtgtgtatgcccagcagtgggattgctgggttgtatgacagttgtgtttccagttttttaaggaatctccatactgttctctagagtggctgtactagtttgcattcccatcaacagtgtaagagggttcccttttctccacaccctcttcagcatttattgtttgtagactttttgacggcagccattctaaccagtgtgagatggtacctcattgtggttttgatttgcatttctctgataatgagtgatgttgagcatcttttcatgtgtttgttagtgcaggcagattctttaccagatgaactaccagggaagaacTCACTCCTAACCCATCTCAAAATggctctgacactgtttccttccAACTACCTCAAGGGAAAAACTCCCCTCCTTCCACACCCAGCCCATATGTGACCCAGAGCCTCTACCTGACACACACCCAGTTTTTCTTTCCTACCCATTCAACCATTTCTCTCCTGCAGTAATTTATTATATGGATTGGTTTAGCCCATCtcttagaaagaaaaaagccttcctcTTCAGGAAAAAATTGAGCTGTCAATGATAGGATTTGCTTTTGCAGGCACTGTGGGCAGGGAGGACTACTGAGCACTCCTGAGCCTTCAGGGGACCATGGAGGCAGATGGACTCCTCATGGTGGACAGAACCCAGGTTTCAAATTAATGACCTGAACCCTTAGTTGGGCCTGAGTTGGGCCTGAGCAGGTGGGACAAGGaccccaggtgtgtgtgtgtgtgtgtgtgtgtgtgtgtgtgtgagagagagagagagagagagagatgaaccTCAACCCAAGGGTTTCCCTAGGGAATGGGGGACCCCCTGAGTTCCTGGTATCTGGGGCTGGCCACCATTTCCTTTCCCTGCTCCCTTGCTGCTGCCAACCCAGTGTAAGAATAAGACAGTGGCCTAAGAGTTGGCCCAGGCTGCTTTGGAGAAATTTTTGGAGGGGGCATGTAATGCTAATCGCATTCCTGCCTTTGCAGTCCCGTATGTGGGGACCACCTttgccctgtgacctcaggtgTTTCTAGGGTCTTTCTTTCCTGGTCTTACTGAAGCCTTCACTCCATCCTTACACTGCCCAGTGGCCACCGTCCCTGTCCCAGAGAGCGTGGGGTTGGGCAGTGGAGGGGGACCACTATCACTTAGTCTGTCTGCAAGTATGTCCTTGGTGCTTCTCGAAGCACAGCTCCACGGCAAGCCCTGGGAACAGATAAAGGTGAGTGAGAAGCATCACCCAGTCTGGACGTGACCATACGTTTGAGAAAGCACATCCACTGCCCACTCCTCCTCAGTTGTCCCAGCGTCGCTGAGAGGATCCAGAAGAAGAATCTCTTGTTcgcaaaggagaaaaatgaaagctGTAGGTTCTGCTGACACTGTAGAGTAACTGTCATTTTTGTAGGCGCTGACAAAGCTGTTTACCTCTGTGACAGGACACAACTATAGATGGCCTCAGCTTTGAGCCAATCCCCAGATCCACCATCTGTCCGCAGGCGCTGGGACCTGACCTGGGTAATGGCCATAACCGGTCCCACAGCAGCTGGAGTCCTGTGGGAGCCCAGACCCTTTGTACTATAGTTGGAGCCTGGCGCCCCCTGGTGGCAGCCTGCAGCGCCTGCCGGGCTCCCTAGAGGCCCGCCTATTGgggtgtatgtgctaagtcgcttgagttaagtcccactctttgcgaccctatgccctg is part of the Bubalus kerabau isolate K-KA32 ecotype Philippines breed swamp buffalo chromosome 4, PCC_UOA_SB_1v2, whole genome shotgun sequence genome and harbors:
- the PYY gene encoding peptide YY isoform X3, whose product is MMSGRRSWPAMATVLLTLLVCLGELVDAYPAKPQAPGEHASPDELNRYYTSLRHYLNLVTRQRFGKRDFSEALLSILLFPDREDPPVKLRPEGDYLW
- the PYY gene encoding peptide YY isoform X2 — encoded protein: MRKLRPEMVQCLRTHSQQAAKSWSGTSPRQMMSGRRSWPAMATVLLTLLVCLGELVDAYPAKPQAPGEHASPDELNRYYTSLRHYLNLVTRQRPEGDYLW
- the PYY gene encoding peptide YY isoform X1, with protein sequence MRKLRPEMVQCLRTHSQQAAKSWSGTSPRQMMSGRRSWPAMATVLLTLLVCLGELVDAYPAKPQAPGEHASPDELNRYYTSLRHYLNLVTRQRFGKRDFSEALLSILLFPDREDPPVKLR